A window of Rhodococcus sp. SGAir0479 contains these coding sequences:
- a CDS encoding multidrug effflux MFS transporter, with product MLCVLALLSAIAPLATDMYLPGLPSMADGLDTSAASVQLTLTTFMAGLGVGQLVIGPLSDGLGRRGLLIAGTILCAVSGVLCAIAPNVGVLIAARLLQGFSGGAGIVLARAVIADRAKGDAAARLFSVMMIIGGVAPVVAPLLGGALLGPVGWRGIFWVLAAASVVMLIGVLTMVPETLPAERRHGGGLTALVGNLRYVVTNRIYLGYAFTFAFGFGALFSYISASPFVVQDVLGLSPGQFSIVFAINSLGIVTGSIVNTKLIGTFEARQLLTFGVSLLVTAGLLLTLATTIGGSHIWLVLPLMFAVVSSIGFIMGNATALAQGQVTEAAGTGSALMGACQFGLAALVSPLVGIAGPDTAVPMAVAILASGVVAMTSLKVLARAH from the coding sequence ATGCTGTGCGTTCTCGCCCTCCTCTCGGCGATCGCTCCCCTGGCCACCGACATGTATCTGCCGGGCCTGCCGTCGATGGCGGACGGCCTCGACACCTCGGCGGCGAGCGTGCAGCTCACGCTCACGACGTTCATGGCCGGGCTCGGCGTCGGGCAGTTGGTGATCGGGCCGCTCTCCGACGGGCTGGGCCGGCGCGGACTGCTGATCGCGGGCACGATCCTGTGCGCGGTGAGTGGCGTGCTGTGTGCCATCGCGCCGAACGTCGGCGTGCTGATCGCCGCGCGACTGCTGCAGGGTTTCAGCGGCGGCGCCGGCATCGTGCTGGCTCGTGCGGTGATCGCCGACCGCGCGAAGGGCGACGCCGCGGCCCGGCTCTTCAGCGTCATGATGATCATCGGTGGTGTCGCGCCCGTTGTCGCGCCCCTGCTGGGCGGGGCGCTGCTGGGCCCGGTCGGCTGGCGCGGCATCTTCTGGGTGTTGGCAGCCGCCTCCGTGGTGATGCTGATCGGCGTGCTCACCATGGTGCCCGAGACGCTGCCCGCCGAGCGTCGGCACGGCGGTGGGCTGACCGCGCTCGTCGGCAACCTTCGCTACGTGGTGACCAACCGGATCTACCTCGGCTACGCGTTCACCTTCGCCTTCGGATTCGGCGCGCTGTTCTCGTACATCTCGGCGTCGCCGTTCGTGGTGCAGGACGTGCTCGGACTCTCGCCGGGGCAGTTCTCGATCGTCTTCGCGATCAATTCACTCGGCATCGTGACCGGCAGCATCGTCAACACGAAGCTCATCGGGACGTTCGAGGCGCGGCAGTTGCTGACCTTCGGCGTGAGCCTGCTGGTGACGGCCGGCCTGCTGCTGACCCTCGCCACCACCATCGGCGGCAGCCACATCTGGCTGGTGCTGCCCCTGATGTTCGCGGTGGTCTCCAGCATCGGGTTCATCATGGGCAACGCCACCGCCCTGGCGCAGGGCCAGGTCACCGAGGCCGCCGGCACCGGCTCGGCGCTGATGGGCGCGTGCCAGTTCGGGCTCGCGGCGCTGGTGTCCCCCCTGGTCGGGATCGCCGGACCCGACACCGCCGTGCCGATGGCGGTCGCGATCCTGGCGTCCGGTGTCGTGGCGATGACGTCGCTCAAGGTCCTGGCCCGCGCCCACTGA
- a CDS encoding GIY-YIG nuclease family protein, with protein sequence MATVWTVPEDITRVLLAAPGIRDFLTNDEGRGVVSDPKVRLAEFTAVVNSLQRSAGRTFTSVRDAAGVLFDGPATGGVVVSDALRLAVMRVITAEPRERKPAPNPLAPRVVENLGLYLYALRDPRDRSIFYVGIGRGNKVYSHEWDALGEAGTLDAEGVGDPDRDATRSAWTQRIRDIYAAGHSVDHIVLRHRIEAPHDAMATAKEFAHLLTDALRLLEHHPDHPVLTNLAGEPDDLEKRAMSVAELAVQYSAQPAPELPVPGALVRVPAAANPASTAEELYAAARGPWRAGAAARNVPGLPVIVFADNIVRAVYRVESWDGVGPAGEQEWRFTGAVDPELEARFVGTRVTPDRAGLKAWPAHGWVQRLTLARPHGR encoded by the coding sequence ATGGCTACCGTCTGGACCGTTCCCGAAGACATCACCCGCGTACTCCTGGCTGCGCCGGGAATCCGAGACTTCCTCACGAACGACGAGGGGCGCGGCGTGGTGAGCGATCCCAAGGTGCGGCTGGCGGAGTTCACCGCGGTGGTGAACTCGCTGCAGCGGAGCGCCGGGCGGACCTTCACGTCGGTGCGGGACGCCGCGGGCGTGCTGTTCGACGGTCCCGCGACCGGCGGCGTCGTGGTGTCCGACGCTCTGCGTCTGGCGGTGATGCGCGTGATCACCGCGGAGCCCCGCGAGCGCAAGCCCGCCCCGAACCCGCTGGCGCCGCGGGTGGTCGAGAATTTGGGGCTGTACTTGTATGCGCTGCGGGATCCGCGGGACCGTTCGATCTTCTACGTCGGGATCGGACGCGGCAACAAGGTCTATTCGCACGAGTGGGACGCGTTGGGCGAGGCCGGCACGCTCGATGCCGAGGGCGTGGGCGATCCCGACCGCGACGCGACCCGCAGCGCCTGGACCCAGCGGATCCGCGACATCTACGCGGCCGGGCACTCGGTCGATCACATCGTGCTGCGGCACCGAATCGAGGCGCCCCACGACGCGATGGCCACCGCCAAAGAGTTCGCGCACCTGCTCACCGACGCGCTGCGTCTGCTCGAACACCACCCGGACCATCCGGTGCTCACCAACCTCGCGGGCGAGCCGGATGATTTGGAGAAGCGGGCGATGTCGGTCGCGGAGCTGGCGGTCCAGTACTCCGCCCAGCCCGCCCCCGAGCTGCCGGTGCCCGGTGCCCTCGTCCGCGTGCCCGCGGCGGCGAACCCGGCCTCGACCGCGGAGGAGCTGTATGCCGCGGCGCGCGGGCCGTGGCGGGCGGGCGCGGCGGCCCGAAATGTTCCCGGTCTGCCCGTGATCGTGTTCGCGGACAACATCGTTCGCGCCGTCTACCGGGTGGAGTCGTGGGATGGTGTCGGCCCGGCCGGCGAGCAGGAGTGGCGTTTCACCGGTGCCGTCGACCCGGAACTCGAGGCACGGTTCGTCGGGACGCGGGTGACGCCCGATCGGGCGGGTCTCAAGGCGTGGCCCGCACACGGCTGGGTCCAGCGGCTGACGTTGGCGCGTCCGCACGGCCGCTGA
- a CDS encoding murein hydrolase activator EnvC family protein, which translates to MPCVTRPVRRLAAACVVGLVCVGATAPADAAAPRTPPAAGVDRTDETRPGFDWPLRPRPRVVRAFDKPAQNWLSGHRGVDLGAVPGQSVLAAGAGTVAFAGTVAGKPVVSVDHPGGLRTTYEPVEATVTAGRVVARGTPLGTVAAGHPACAAATCLHWGLRRDRDYLDPLPLVRTAPIRLLPTGAGQARG; encoded by the coding sequence ATGCCCTGCGTGACTCGTCCGGTCCGTCGCCTCGCCGCCGCGTGCGTCGTCGGGCTCGTGTGCGTGGGCGCGACGGCACCGGCCGACGCCGCGGCGCCCCGCACCCCGCCGGCGGCCGGCGTCGATCGCACCGACGAGACCCGCCCCGGCTTCGACTGGCCGCTGCGCCCCCGGCCGCGCGTGGTGCGCGCGTTCGACAAGCCCGCACAGAACTGGCTCTCCGGGCACCGTGGGGTGGACCTCGGGGCGGTCCCGGGCCAGAGCGTGCTGGCCGCGGGCGCCGGCACGGTCGCATTCGCCGGGACCGTCGCGGGCAAGCCCGTCGTCTCGGTCGACCATCCCGGCGGGTTGCGGACGACGTACGAGCCGGTCGAGGCGACGGTGACCGCGGGCCGCGTGGTCGCGCGCGGCACCCCGCTGGGAACCGTGGCAGCGGGGCACCCCGCGTGCGCGGCGGCCACCTGCCTGCACTGGGGGCTGCGCCGGGACCGGGACTACCTCGACCCGCTGCCGTTGGTGCGCACCGCTCCGATCCGGTTGCTGCCGACCGGCGCCGGTCAGGCCCGCGGATGA
- a CDS encoding siderophore-interacting protein, protein MARKTSTLTVVRTERLVPHMVRVVLGDPGFDSFEPSEFTDSYVKMEFGSAEEPVLRTYTVRAVDPVARELAIDFVVHGDEGVAGPWAASVQPGTAVTVRGPGGAYSPRPDADWHLIAGDESALPAISTAVAALGPDAVARVFVEVADAHDEIDLPAGPNVEITWLHRGAPSDAAGADVVAGNAPLVAAVRAMPWLPGDVHVFIHGEAETVMHHLRPYIRKERGVPAASASISGYWRRGRTEEGFRVWKSELASVEAGSR, encoded by the coding sequence GTGGCACGAAAGACGTCGACACTGACGGTGGTCCGAACCGAGCGGCTCGTTCCGCACATGGTGCGCGTGGTTCTCGGTGATCCAGGCTTCGACAGCTTCGAGCCGTCCGAGTTCACCGATTCGTACGTCAAGATGGAGTTCGGATCGGCGGAGGAGCCGGTGCTGCGGACGTACACGGTCCGTGCCGTCGACCCCGTCGCGCGGGAGCTGGCGATCGACTTCGTCGTCCACGGCGACGAGGGCGTGGCCGGCCCGTGGGCGGCGTCGGTCCAGCCGGGTACCGCGGTGACGGTGCGCGGTCCCGGCGGCGCGTACTCGCCGCGTCCGGACGCGGACTGGCACCTCATCGCCGGGGACGAGTCGGCGCTGCCCGCGATCTCGACCGCGGTCGCCGCGCTCGGCCCGGATGCGGTGGCGCGGGTGTTCGTCGAGGTCGCCGACGCGCACGACGAGATCGATCTGCCGGCCGGTCCGAACGTCGAGATCACGTGGCTCCACCGCGGCGCACCGTCGGACGCGGCGGGCGCCGATGTGGTCGCCGGTAACGCCCCGCTGGTCGCCGCCGTGCGTGCGATGCCGTGGCTGCCGGGCGACGTCCACGTCTTCATCCACGGTGAGGCCGAGACCGTCATGCACCACCTGCGCCCGTACATCCGCAAGGAGCGCGGAGTTCCCGCGGCGTCGGCGTCGATCTCCGGGTACTGGCGGCGCGGCCGCACCGAGGAGGGCTTCCGGGTGTGGAAGTCGGAGCTGGCGTCGGTGGAGGCCGGCTCGCGCTGA
- a CDS encoding tyrosine recombinase XerC, whose amino-acid sequence MDVDPDQVLPAALRVHLEDYGEYLRLERGRSAHTVRAYLGDVTSLLEFVGRVRADATLADLDLRALRGWLGEQAAAGVARTTLARRTSAAKGFTAWAQRTGRTDVDPGVRLVAPRAHRTLPPVLRQEQAAEAMAAAESGAAQEDPIALRDRLIVELLYSTGIRVGELCGLDVGDVDDARRVLRVLGKGDKERVVPYGRPAEDAIGAWLRAGRPALANDRSGDALLLGRRGGRLDQRQARAVVHDVVQAVPGAPDLAPHGLRHSAATHLLEGGADLRVVQEVLGHSSLATTQLYTHVSVARLRAVHDQAHPRA is encoded by the coding sequence ATGGATGTCGACCCCGATCAGGTGCTGCCCGCCGCGTTGCGTGTGCATCTCGAGGACTACGGCGAGTACCTGCGCCTCGAACGGGGCCGGTCGGCGCACACGGTGCGCGCCTACCTGGGAGACGTCACGAGCCTGCTCGAGTTCGTCGGCCGCGTGCGGGCGGACGCGACGCTCGCCGATCTCGATCTGCGTGCCCTGCGCGGCTGGCTGGGGGAGCAGGCCGCGGCCGGGGTGGCCCGCACGACGCTGGCCAGGCGCACATCGGCGGCCAAGGGATTCACCGCGTGGGCGCAGCGGACCGGTCGCACGGACGTCGACCCGGGAGTACGACTGGTGGCGCCGCGCGCCCACCGGACGCTCCCGCCGGTGCTGCGTCAGGAACAGGCGGCGGAGGCGATGGCCGCCGCGGAATCGGGCGCGGCGCAGGAGGACCCGATCGCGCTGCGCGATCGGCTGATCGTCGAGCTGCTGTACTCGACCGGTATCCGTGTCGGCGAGCTGTGCGGGCTCGACGTCGGCGACGTCGACGACGCCCGTCGCGTGCTGCGGGTGCTCGGCAAGGGTGACAAGGAACGCGTCGTCCCGTACGGGCGACCTGCCGAGGACGCGATCGGCGCGTGGCTGCGGGCCGGCCGCCCGGCGCTCGCGAACGACCGGTCCGGGGACGCGCTGCTGCTCGGCCGTCGCGGTGGGCGCCTCGACCAGCGACAGGCCCGCGCCGTCGTCCACGACGTCGTGCAGGCGGTACCCGGGGCGCCCGACCTGGCGCCGCACGGGCTGCGGCACTCGGCCGCCACCCACCTGCTCGAGGGCGGCGCCGACCTGCGCGTGGTGCAGGAGGTACTGGGGCATTCGAGCCTCGCGACCACCCAGCTGTACACCCACGTCTCGGTCGCTCGCCTGCGCGCCGTGCACGACCAGGCTCATCCGCGGGCCTGA